A part of Tardiphaga sp. vice304 genomic DNA contains:
- a CDS encoding ribbon-helix-helix domain-containing protein: MEKHAVKKRSVVVSGRRTSVSLEDRFWDSLRTIAEAEGKTIGVFVSEIHARGDAVNLSSAIRISILDYVQQKGFDQWRNAMRSPAAVAGAPN; the protein is encoded by the coding sequence ATGGAAAAGCACGCCGTAAAAAAACGTTCGGTTGTTGTCAGCGGACGCCGGACCAGCGTCAGTCTCGAAGATCGCTTCTGGGATAGCCTGCGAACGATCGCGGAAGCCGAGGGCAAGACCATCGGCGTTTTCGTTTCGGAGATTCACGCCCGCGGCGATGCTGTCAACCTGTCCTCGGCGATCAGGATCTCGATTCTGGATTACGTCCAGCAGAAGGGTTTCGATCAGTGGCGCAATGCGATGCGCTCGCCCGCAGCCGTCGCCGGCGCGCCGAACTAG
- a CDS encoding hybrid sensor histidine kinase/response regulator, which translates to MTSAQWRLGPGRPIWILATATIFLAVAISTISIFLVLNLRDETMRAAETSLKRHSLTLAGQAERSFQSIHLILSSIGDHLALQGVYDNDSYVAAMRHKETFEFLRAKLAGLPQLEAITMIDASGTLINFSRYWPIPDVNVADRDYFKALSRDPTLSTFISEPVKNRGSGTWNIYIARRVNSINGEFAGLILAAISLQYFEDFYRSISLGAGSSQALLRDDGTLLARFPASSEIGKIVASEDVKRLAAAGSGSARGASPLDGLERIKAVKKLAGVPLTIITTQTEDSLLAGWRKTVKLVAGFTGGMVLVLILAAMVVARKWQQQELLRRVQAEKQDAESAKVLAETALLRQQERAAEAANRAKSNFLAVMSHEIRTPMNAVIGLTSSLLDSDLAADQREVVQAIHTAGDGLLEILNDILDFSKLETGNFTLENIQFAPISVLDNLVGVVRASAGAKGLQLRFEGAAEMPPGLLGDAGRIRQILLNLTSNAIKFTAKGEIRVTFECLQRTETSARMRWTVTDSGMGIAEDRLGSVFDDYTQADSSVSRRFGGSGLGLSICRRLVEQMGGEIRAASQPGHGSTFQFELTLPICDAPSLQAGEEDCSIALLRMRIDESGRPLRILIVDDNRTNRLVASRMFQEFDVVIVEACDGLEAIDAVETHEFDIIFMDMRMPEMDGLTATSIIRASGGRLARVPIVAFTANAFADDQEACMRAGMNDFVAKPVRKKFLVQAALRALWGADIENLRGSAAQMSDTFGSAPAGMPSDDTEVFCRRPFDELVAEIGAGDALEAYQAFIDDTVERLDRLQSGVPPGHDVVKVDAHSLKSTSATFGFDRMSELATRLEREAEQLEAADARAILAALRRAFDDGVAQFAALKQAA; encoded by the coding sequence ATGACGAGCGCGCAGTGGCGGCTCGGGCCGGGGCGTCCGATCTGGATTCTGGCCACGGCCACCATCTTTCTGGCGGTCGCGATCAGCACGATAAGCATTTTTCTTGTGCTCAACCTGCGCGATGAGACGATGCGGGCTGCGGAGACCAGCCTGAAGCGTCACAGTCTCACGCTGGCGGGCCAGGCGGAGCGCTCTTTCCAGTCGATCCATCTGATCCTGTCGAGCATCGGCGATCATCTCGCGCTGCAGGGCGTTTACGACAATGATAGCTATGTTGCCGCGATGCGCCACAAGGAGACCTTCGAATTCCTGCGCGCCAAATTGGCCGGCTTGCCGCAGCTCGAGGCGATCACGATGATCGATGCCTCCGGCACACTAATCAATTTTTCCAGATACTGGCCGATTCCTGACGTCAACGTTGCCGACCGGGATTACTTCAAGGCGCTGAGCCGCGATCCGACGCTATCGACTTTTATCAGCGAGCCAGTAAAGAATCGCGGAAGCGGCACCTGGAACATCTACATCGCGCGCCGGGTGAATTCGATCAACGGCGAGTTCGCCGGGCTGATCCTCGCGGCCATTTCGCTGCAATATTTCGAAGATTTCTATCGCTCGATCTCGCTCGGCGCCGGCAGCAGCCAAGCGCTGCTGCGCGACGATGGCACGTTGCTGGCCCGTTTTCCGGCGTCGTCAGAGATCGGCAAGATCGTCGCAAGCGAGGACGTCAAGCGGCTCGCCGCGGCGGGCAGCGGATCAGCCCGCGGAGCCAGCCCGTTGGACGGCCTTGAACGCATCAAGGCCGTCAAGAAGCTGGCGGGCGTCCCCCTGACCATCATAACCACCCAGACGGAAGACAGCTTACTCGCGGGATGGCGCAAGACCGTCAAGCTGGTCGCGGGATTTACGGGAGGCATGGTTCTGGTGCTGATCCTGGCGGCGATGGTCGTTGCGCGGAAGTGGCAGCAGCAGGAATTGTTGCGGCGGGTGCAGGCGGAGAAACAGGACGCCGAAAGCGCCAAGGTGCTGGCGGAGACCGCGCTGCTGCGGCAACAGGAGCGCGCGGCCGAGGCCGCCAATCGCGCCAAATCCAACTTCCTGGCGGTGATGAGCCATGAAATCCGCACCCCGATGAATGCGGTGATCGGATTGACCAGTAGCCTGCTCGATTCCGACCTGGCGGCCGACCAGCGGGAGGTCGTTCAAGCGATCCATACGGCGGGTGACGGTCTGCTCGAGATTCTCAACGACATTCTGGATTTCTCGAAGCTGGAGACCGGCAACTTCACGCTGGAGAACATCCAGTTCGCGCCGATCTCCGTGCTCGACAACCTGGTCGGCGTGGTCCGGGCGAGCGCCGGCGCCAAAGGTCTCCAACTCCGATTCGAGGGTGCCGCGGAGATGCCGCCGGGGCTGCTCGGAGACGCCGGTCGGATCCGCCAGATCCTGCTGAACCTGACGTCGAACGCGATCAAATTCACCGCCAAGGGCGAGATACGCGTCACCTTCGAGTGCCTCCAACGCACCGAGACAAGCGCCCGGATGCGCTGGACGGTTACCGACTCCGGGATGGGCATCGCGGAAGACCGGCTGGGAAGCGTTTTCGATGATTATACCCAGGCCGACAGCTCGGTCAGCCGCCGGTTCGGCGGGTCCGGCCTCGGGCTGTCGATCTGCCGGCGGCTGGTCGAGCAGATGGGCGGCGAAATCCGCGCCGCGTCGCAGCCGGGCCACGGCTCGACGTTCCAGTTCGAGCTGACCTTGCCGATCTGCGATGCCCCCTCGCTGCAGGCGGGCGAAGAAGATTGCTCGATCGCCCTGCTTCGCATGCGGATCGATGAATCCGGGCGCCCGTTGCGCATCCTGATCGTCGATGACAACCGCACCAACCGGCTGGTGGCGTCACGCATGTTTCAGGAGTTCGATGTCGTCATCGTCGAAGCCTGTGATGGGCTCGAGGCAATCGACGCCGTCGAGACGCACGAGTTCGACATCATCTTCATGGATATGCGGATGCCGGAGATGGATGGCTTGACGGCGACCAGCATCATTCGGGCGTCGGGCGGCCGTCTGGCCCGTGTCCCGATCGTCGCCTTCACGGCCAACGCGTTTGCGGACGACCAGGAGGCCTGCATGCGGGCCGGCATGAACGACTTCGTCGCCAAGCCGGTGCGCAAGAAGTTTCTCGTCCAGGCGGCGCTCCGGGCGCTGTGGGGCGCCGACATCGAGAATCTGCGCGGCAGTGCTGCGCAGATGTCGGATACGTTCGGCAGCGCGCCCGCAGGCATGCCGTCCGACGACACCGAGGTGTTCTGTCGCCGGCCGTTCGACGAACTGGTCGCAGAAATCGGCGCCGGCGATGCGTTGGAAGCCTACCAGGCCTTCATCGACGATACGGTGGAGCGCCTCGACCGGCTGCAATCAGGCGTTCCGCCGGGACACGACGTGGTCAAGGTCGATGCCCATTCGTTGAAATCAACCTCGGCCACCTTCGGTTTCGACCGCATGTCGGAGCTCGCAACCCGCCTGGAAAGAGAAGCGGAGCAACTGGAAGCCGCCGACGCCCGCGCCATTCTGGCGGCCCTCCGGCGGGCGTTCGACGACGGCGTGGCTCAGTTCGCCGCCCTCAAGCAAGCGGCCTGA
- a CDS encoding EAL domain-containing response regulator yields the protein MIIDDDKAQGLIIASIAASNGYQVTNVTCFDNAVVALESEPFQCITIDLALGSHDGIEVLRLAASLLGAPRIIFISGCDDGILEAAVRMAEIIGVTDACSIQKPFRPADLRRLFEDSVGRAIVAVPVRSEPVTKAMIERGLCGSEFYAQFQPKVALSDGRLVGCEALARWDQAGHGRIPPVEFIPAAEASRHIGRITESVMEHSFPMAAMMARRDASFKLAVNLSPALLSDLSLPDEIEDLLQKHGLPANNLIVEVTESLAIADHAKAVDILLRLRIKGIGISIDDFGTGYASLALLTRIPFTELKIDRSFVANCLVDDSMRKIVTGSIEIGHQFNVDVVAEGVETAEIARFLCDLGCDIGQGYLYAPPLSTADLLAWGGRRS from the coding sequence TTGATCATCGACGATGACAAGGCGCAGGGCCTGATCATTGCCTCGATTGCGGCGAGCAATGGCTATCAGGTGACGAACGTCACATGCTTCGACAACGCCGTGGTCGCGCTCGAAAGCGAGCCGTTCCAATGCATCACGATCGATCTCGCGCTCGGCAGCCACGACGGTATCGAGGTGCTTCGGTTAGCTGCCAGCCTGCTAGGCGCCCCGCGCATCATTTTCATCAGCGGATGTGACGACGGGATTCTTGAGGCCGCTGTCCGGATGGCGGAGATCATCGGCGTGACGGATGCCTGTTCGATCCAGAAGCCGTTCAGGCCGGCCGATCTGCGCCGTCTTTTCGAAGACTCCGTCGGGCGGGCAATTGTCGCAGTTCCGGTCAGAAGCGAGCCGGTGACCAAGGCCATGATCGAACGCGGACTGTGCGGGTCCGAATTCTATGCCCAGTTTCAGCCCAAGGTGGCATTGTCCGATGGCCGTCTGGTCGGCTGCGAAGCCCTGGCGCGGTGGGACCAAGCCGGCCATGGCCGGATCCCGCCTGTGGAATTTATCCCGGCGGCGGAGGCATCTCGTCATATCGGGCGCATCACGGAATCGGTCATGGAACACTCATTTCCAATGGCCGCGATGATGGCAAGGCGTGATGCCAGCTTCAAGCTGGCCGTGAATCTTTCGCCGGCCTTGCTGTCGGATCTGTCACTGCCCGACGAGATCGAGGATCTGTTGCAGAAGCACGGTTTGCCGGCCAACAATCTTATTGTTGAAGTCACGGAAAGCCTCGCGATCGCCGATCATGCCAAGGCCGTCGATATTCTGTTACGTCTTCGGATCAAGGGCATCGGTATCTCGATCGACGATTTCGGAACCGGCTATGCATCGCTCGCCTTGCTGACACGGATTCCCTTCACCGAGCTGAAGATCGATCGATCGTTCGTTGCCAACTGCCTAGTCGATGACAGCATGCGCAAGATCGTCACCGGGTCGATCGAGATCGGGCATCAGTTCAACGTGGACGTCGTGGCAGAAGGCGTCGAGACCGCCGAAATTGCCCGCTTCCTTTGCGATCTCGGCTGCGACATCGGCCAGGGCTATCTTTATGCGCCCCCGCTATCCACGGCAGATCTGCTGGCGTGGGGCGGCCGTCGGTCATGA
- a CDS encoding response regulator: MTLENAATRASAFNRRKIVMFANGSPEKSSVARPGHLEDNDAPRLLVIDDIKVHRMIICRIAERAGLNPVEADGCAAVISVLSVASYCGATLDLSLGERAGTEVLSELARYDFRAPIIIISGSDPRTAEEARQMGIALGLDMREPVPKPADLASLRRRFVELRATAEIGLRS, translated from the coding sequence ATGACGCTGGAGAACGCTGCCACGCGGGCATCGGCATTCAACAGAAGAAAGATCGTTATGTTCGCCAACGGCAGTCCGGAAAAGTCCAGCGTCGCTCGCCCTGGCCACCTGGAAGACAATGACGCACCACGCCTGCTCGTGATCGACGACATCAAAGTTCATCGCATGATCATCTGCCGAATCGCCGAAAGAGCGGGCCTCAATCCGGTCGAAGCTGACGGTTGCGCCGCCGTGATCAGCGTTCTCTCGGTAGCCTCATACTGCGGCGCGACGCTCGACCTGTCGCTGGGAGAACGGGCCGGCACCGAAGTGCTCAGCGAACTCGCGCGCTATGATTTCCGGGCACCGATCATCATCATCAGTGGTTCTGACCCACGGACGGCGGAGGAAGCGCGGCAGATGGGTATCGCGCTCGGACTCGACATGCGCGAGCCTGTTCCGAAACCGGCGGACCTGGCCAGTCTCCGCCGCCGCTTCGTCGAACTCCGCGCCACCGCCGAGATCGGTCTGCGTTCATGA
- a CDS encoding response regulator transcription factor: MGELAHGEIFVVDDDPAIREMLSLVLGAAGYDVICFADGAALLSVARTRSPICMLLDVHIPGQSGIDILKELRAQDYPAPIFIISGSGDIAMAVDAIRSGALDFIEKPFRGSEIIERIEGAIGAFSRRRDAPPSKTQSMHFPGREPLTRREREVLELIAAGCSNKEAGRELGISPRMIEDHRANIMKKLSARNATELVRMVLDAART; encoded by the coding sequence ATGGGTGAACTGGCCCACGGCGAGATTTTCGTCGTCGACGACGATCCCGCAATCAGAGAAATGTTGTCTCTGGTGCTTGGGGCGGCCGGTTATGACGTGATCTGCTTTGCCGACGGAGCTGCGTTGCTTTCTGTCGCCCGCACACGCAGCCCGATCTGCATGCTGCTCGACGTTCATATTCCAGGACAGTCAGGGATCGATATCCTGAAGGAGTTGCGGGCGCAGGACTATCCGGCGCCGATCTTCATCATTTCCGGATCCGGCGATATCGCGATGGCCGTCGACGCCATCCGGTCCGGCGCCCTCGATTTCATCGAGAAACCGTTTCGGGGAAGTGAAATCATCGAGCGGATTGAAGGAGCCATCGGCGCGTTCTCACGACGCCGCGATGCACCGCCTTCGAAAACGCAGTCGATGCATTTTCCAGGACGCGAGCCGCTGACCCGCCGCGAGCGCGAAGTGCTCGAGCTGATTGCTGCGGGCTGTTCCAACAAGGAAGCCGGACGGGAACTCGGGATCAGCCCGCGCATGATCGAGGATCATCGCGCCAATATCATGAAGAAACTCAGCGCCCGAAATGCTACCGAACTGGTGCGGATGGTTCTGGATGCCGCACGAACCTGA
- a CDS encoding CBS domain-containing protein: MRAHQIMTHRIISVTPETSIADAAEIMLTNHISGLPVLNASGELVGIVSEGDFLRRSEIGTQRKRPRWLQFFTSTGRLADDFVTERGRKVEDVMTRDPVTVHEEARLEELVALMERRGVKRLPVLRNGQLVGIVTRSNMLQAVAGLAKEVPDPTADDDHIQARLLRAFDAADWRPIGLQVAVRNGVVHLYGLIGDDRARRAAVVAAENTEGVKEVHDHICLVDTWSGFYVESPEDIKAAG; encoded by the coding sequence ATGCGTGCGCATCAGATCATGACGCATCGTATCATTAGCGTGACGCCGGAAACTTCGATCGCCGACGCCGCAGAAATCATGCTTACCAATCACATCAGCGGACTGCCCGTGCTCAATGCGTCCGGCGAGTTGGTCGGGATCGTCTCCGAGGGAGACTTCCTGCGACGCTCCGAAATCGGCACGCAGCGGAAGCGGCCGCGCTGGCTGCAATTCTTCACCAGTACCGGACGCCTCGCGGACGACTTTGTCACCGAGCGCGGGCGCAAGGTCGAAGACGTCATGACCCGCGATCCCGTCACGGTCCATGAAGAGGCCCGGCTCGAAGAACTGGTCGCGCTGATGGAGCGTCGCGGCGTCAAGCGACTGCCGGTTCTGCGCAACGGGCAATTGGTGGGAATCGTGACCCGCTCCAACATGCTGCAGGCGGTCGCCGGCCTGGCGAAGGAGGTCCCTGACCCCACCGCAGACGACGACCACATCCAGGCCCGCCTGCTGCGCGCCTTCGATGCGGCCGATTGGCGGCCGATCGGGCTGCAGGTAGCGGTCCGCAACGGCGTCGTTCACCTGTACGGCCTGATTGGCGACGACCGCGCACGCCGCGCGGCGGTAGTGGCCGCCGAGAACACCGAGGGCGTCAAGGAGGTGCACGACCACATCTGCCTGGTCGATACCTGGTCCGGCTTCTATGTGGAATCGCCGGAAGACATCAAGGCCGCCGGCTGA
- a CDS encoding PAS domain S-box protein, which yields MIERCNRRVYLSTLPSSPADRTAVLYAVIGSLLLVVAALPFVRVTFPSVPAFIASYQSSLAVVYIITAVLLFSQFAVLRSIGILYLACGYLFTALAVAGYALTYDDLFANDGLFFPGPETTAWLYMVWHAGLPLFTLLYAISDPGRRPFRTRRACNRAIALSISGVFLAAVILLCVLTVGHPILPVLIVNSKFTLATMSAVGLVFLACFLSIGLLLKRKQPSVLDVWMGAILCAWVFEISLSAVFNAARFDFGYYVGRLYGLIAAGAILAILLAETARIQLRLALLMRQQARDADSELNAYADRERLYSAAVRSSNDAIITESLTGTITGWNEAAERLFGFTASEAVGQSIDMIVPEDRRNDALSILNRVKSGIAVENHETVRKSKAGRLLDVSVSVSPILSGTGKTVGAAKVVRDITDRKLSEEMFRLAIDSSPNGLVLIDVNGVIMLVNAETERLFGHPRAELIGRSVETLVPVDLRTAHAHSRTAYTANPSAKRMGARIDLYGQSSRGDRFPVEISLNPIPTRKGTLILAAIVDISERKRAEKAQRESEKMAQGILNTALDGFLQFNSSLVVTDLNRQTEEIFGWTRQDAVGASILEIFANVETDSVSWVAFMAYLDCHEHETTGTRFEFPARSRAGHDITVELSLTKFLRDSGVLFNAFIRDVTEQRAAEAQFRQVQKMEAIGQLTGGVAHDFNNILTVITGTIQILADGVADRPQLHSITQMIDSAASRGAELTKHLLAFSRKQPLRPRDVDINDLALETAKLLRAALGEQLRVNLEMFADTWSAIVDPSQLTTAILNLALNARDASPHGGTLTISTGNLHLDASDVPADSDIAPGDYVTIEVSDTGEGMDRATLGRAFEPFFTTKEVGKGTGLGLSMVYGFARQSKGHVSISSTPAGTLVTLYLPRSLSAEPVADEVAGVTPVQRGDETILIVEDDSLVRDYVVAQIEGLGYQTISATDAKEAQAVLDSSETIDLLFTDIVLPGPRNGRQIAETAVQQRPGLKVLFTSGYTDDAFNSDALQDSGVLLLIKPYRVGELAKMIRHALLA from the coding sequence ATGATTGAGCGTTGCAATCGTCGCGTCTATCTCTCGACGCTTCCCAGTTCTCCGGCCGATCGGACCGCCGTCTTGTATGCGGTGATCGGCTCTCTGCTGCTGGTCGTGGCCGCGCTGCCATTCGTTCGCGTTACATTCCCGTCGGTGCCGGCCTTCATCGCCAGCTATCAATCCTCCCTGGCCGTCGTCTACATCATCACGGCTGTCCTGCTGTTCTCGCAATTCGCGGTTCTGCGCTCCATCGGGATCCTGTACCTCGCGTGCGGCTATCTGTTTACGGCGCTCGCGGTCGCCGGCTATGCGCTGACCTATGATGACCTGTTCGCCAATGACGGCCTGTTCTTTCCCGGCCCGGAAACCACGGCGTGGCTCTACATGGTCTGGCACGCCGGATTGCCGTTGTTCACGCTGCTTTACGCGATCTCCGATCCCGGTCGCCGTCCCTTCAGGACGCGCCGCGCCTGCAACCGGGCTATCGCTCTGAGCATTTCAGGCGTCTTTCTGGCGGCCGTCATCCTGTTGTGTGTCCTGACCGTCGGGCACCCCATCCTGCCCGTCCTGATCGTCAACTCGAAATTCACGCTGGCGACGATGTCGGCGGTTGGGCTCGTTTTTCTCGCCTGCTTCCTGTCGATCGGCCTTCTGTTGAAACGGAAGCAACCCTCCGTTCTCGACGTGTGGATGGGGGCCATCCTGTGCGCCTGGGTCTTCGAGATTTCGCTATCCGCCGTGTTCAATGCGGCGCGGTTTGATTTCGGATATTACGTCGGGCGCCTCTATGGCCTGATTGCGGCCGGCGCGATCCTCGCCATTCTTCTCGCCGAGACCGCACGCATCCAGCTTCGTCTGGCGCTGCTGATGCGGCAGCAGGCGCGCGACGCGGACAGCGAGCTCAACGCCTACGCCGACCGGGAACGGCTGTATAGCGCGGCGGTCAGGTCCTCGAACGATGCGATCATCACCGAATCGCTGACCGGAACCATCACCGGATGGAACGAGGCCGCCGAGCGGCTTTTCGGATTCACGGCGTCGGAAGCCGTCGGGCAAAGCATCGATATGATCGTTCCGGAAGACCGCCGGAACGACGCCCTCAGCATTCTCAACCGTGTGAAAAGCGGAATCGCCGTCGAAAATCACGAGACAGTGCGAAAATCGAAAGCCGGGCGCCTGCTCGACGTCTCGGTGAGCGTGTCGCCGATTCTGTCGGGCACAGGAAAAACCGTCGGTGCGGCAAAGGTTGTGCGCGACATCACCGACCGCAAACTCAGCGAGGAAATGTTCAGGCTCGCGATCGACAGCAGTCCGAATGGGTTGGTGTTGATTGACGTCAACGGCGTGATCATGCTCGTGAATGCCGAGACCGAACGGTTGTTCGGCCATCCCAGGGCAGAGTTGATCGGACGATCCGTCGAAACGCTGGTTCCGGTCGATCTTCGGACTGCGCACGCCCATTCGCGCACGGCCTACACCGCCAACCCGTCGGCCAAGCGCATGGGCGCAAGGATCGATCTCTACGGGCAAAGCAGCCGCGGCGACCGGTTTCCTGTCGAAATCAGTCTCAATCCCATTCCCACCCGCAAGGGAACACTGATTCTGGCGGCCATCGTCGATATCTCGGAACGCAAGAGAGCGGAGAAGGCGCAGCGCGAGAGCGAAAAGATGGCGCAGGGCATTCTGAACACCGCGCTGGATGGCTTTCTGCAATTCAATTCCAGTCTGGTCGTGACCGATCTCAATCGCCAGACCGAGGAGATCTTCGGTTGGACGAGGCAGGATGCCGTGGGGGCGTCGATCCTTGAAATATTTGCCAATGTTGAAACCGACAGCGTCTCCTGGGTCGCCTTCATGGCCTACCTCGATTGCCATGAACACGAAACGACGGGTACGCGATTTGAATTCCCGGCGCGATCCAGGGCAGGCCACGACATCACTGTCGAGCTGAGCCTCACCAAATTCTTGCGCGACAGCGGCGTGCTGTTCAACGCCTTCATCCGGGACGTCACGGAACAGCGGGCAGCCGAAGCGCAATTTCGTCAGGTGCAGAAGATGGAAGCGATCGGGCAATTGACCGGCGGCGTCGCGCACGACTTCAACAACATCCTCACGGTCATTACCGGAACGATCCAGATCCTCGCGGACGGCGTCGCCGACCGTCCGCAACTTCACAGCATCACGCAGATGATCGATTCGGCGGCGAGCCGCGGCGCCGAACTCACCAAACACCTGCTGGCCTTCTCCCGTAAACAGCCGTTGCGGCCGCGGGATGTCGATATCAACGATCTCGCTTTGGAGACGGCGAAGCTGCTTCGCGCGGCGCTGGGCGAGCAGCTCCGCGTCAATCTGGAGATGTTCGCAGACACCTGGTCCGCCATCGTCGATCCGAGCCAGTTGACCACCGCGATTCTCAATCTGGCATTGAATGCCAGGGACGCATCGCCGCATGGCGGCACGCTGACGATCTCGACGGGAAACCTGCATCTCGACGCTTCAGATGTGCCCGCCGATTCCGACATCGCGCCTGGCGACTACGTCACGATCGAGGTGAGCGATACCGGCGAGGGGATGGATCGCGCGACGCTCGGCCGGGCCTTTGAACCGTTCTTCACGACCAAGGAAGTCGGCAAGGGCACGGGACTCGGGCTCAGCATGGTGTATGGCTTCGCCCGACAGTCCAAAGGGCACGTATCGATCTCGAGTACGCCCGCCGGAACGCTGGTGACGTTGTATCTGCCGCGCTCGCTGTCGGCCGAGCCGGTCGCCGACGAGGTGGCCGGCGTCACTCCGGTGCAACGCGGCGACGAGACCATTCTGATTGTCGAGGACGACAGTCTGGTCAGGGACTATGTCGTCGCGCAGATCGAAGGCCTGGGCTACCAGACGATCTCGGCAACCGATGCGAAGGAGGCGCAGGCCGTGCTGGATAGTTCCGAAACAATCGATCTGCTGTTTACCGACATCGTTCTGCCCGGCCCGCGCAACGGACGCCAGATTGCGGAAACCGCGGTACAGCAGCGACCGGGGCTGAAGGTTCTGTTCACGTCCGGCTACACCGACGACGCCTTCAATAGCGACGCACTCCAGGACAGCGGCGTGCTGTTGCTGATCAAGCCCTACCGGGTCGGCGAACTCGCCAAAATGATCCGACATGCGCTGCTGGCCTGA